CCTCATTACGGCAATGTCGTCGGTAACAACGCCTGCCTTTGGTGTCGTTTGCCCTGATGTCGGGCGGTTTCTTGTCCCCATGCCCCTCGGCACAGGGTCATATCGCTGAAGTCACGTGCCTCCCAGCACGGGTCGTATCGCTGCAGTCCCGTGCCTCCGCCACGGGGTCATAAAGAATGCATGGCCAGGCGCTCCCCCCATTCCTCGGGATTGTAGCTGGCGAGATAGGGATCGGGGCGGATGGCCGTTGCCGATCTCGACAGGATCTCGAACTGGCCGTCCTCGCGCGCCCGCGCCACCCGCGGCCAGACATGGGTGTGGGCATTGTCGGGGTCGATGCGGATGCGCCCTTGCGGTGCGTCGAATTCCGAACCGAGAATGGCCGGCCTGAGCGTCTCGACATCGTCGGTGCCTGTCTTGCGCAGCGCATTGGCCACGACATGGACCTGGAAATAGGCCGCCTCCCAGCACATGTTGGTCACCGCATCGCTGCCGAACCTCTTCTTGTAGCGCTCGACGCAGCGTTCGTTCGTCAGCCCGCCGACCGACTGGAAATAGCTGGCCGAGGTGATGTGGCCGGCGCCGACGTCGATGCCCATCGCCTGGATGTCGGTTTCGCTGGTGGTCAGGCTGGCGATCGGCATCGCCCTGGCATCGAGGCCGGCTTCGGCGAAGGCCTGGTAGAAATGGACGATGCTTTCGCCGACGAAATTGCAGAAGATCACATCAGGCTGCTTGCGCTTGATGTCGGCTACCAGCGGCTTGTAGGCCGAGCGCCTGGCGTCGAGCTTGAGATAGCCGCGGCCGGCCACCTCGCCGCCATGCTTGACAAGCATCTCGTTCATGATGCGGTCGGACTCGCGCGGCCAGATGTAGTCGGAGCCGACCATGTAGAAGCGCTGGCCTACATGGTTGAGCAGATGCTCGCCGAGCTGGACGCTGTTCTGGTTGGGGGCGGCACCGCAATAGATGGCGTTGCGCGAATATTCGAAGCCCTCATATTGCGCGGGATAGCAGAGCAGCCCGTTGCGGTGCTCGACCGCCTTCAGCACCGCCTTGCGCGTGCTCGACATGTAGCAGCCGAAGATGATCCGGACGCCGTCCTCGACAAGCAGGCGGTTGGCGAGGTGGTGATAGGCGACCGCATCGCAGCCCGGATCGTAATGGACGGCAACAAGCTCACGGCCGTCGATGCCGCCTGCTTCATTGACCTCGTGGATGGCAAACAGCGTCGCATTCAGCATGCTGCGTTCCATCACCGAAGTGACGCCGGTCTGGGAGAACAACACGCCGACCTTCATCGGCTCCTCGGTTCTTGTCGCCATCGATTGCCAACTCCGTCAGATTGTTCATCCGCGAACTCGACACAAAAAAAGCGCCCAGCGCGGGTAACCGCAGCAAGCGCCTTTGCTCGACTGATCGGGACATCGCTGTCCTTACGTAAACTGTGCCTCAAGCGATCTGGCCCGTCAACTCGCTTGCGCCTCGGCAAACGATATCAGGCCACTGCGCTGTTCAGGCAAAGCCTGTCCGACGGTCGCAGGCGAGCCGGCAAACCACACAACAGGTTGCTTTGCCTGATGTTGCGCCGATCAGACGAAATCCCGGTTGACAGAAATCGGGAAGTTGCGGATGATCATCGACATCAGGCCTGCGACGCTGCGGGCTGAGACACCACCAGTGCGCTGCGCGCCCCGTCTCTTCGGCTGCGCAGACAGCAACGACGCTGACAATAGCCATTGCCGCTTCGAGCGACTGACCTCGCTCGCACCCCTGACATCCCTGGGATTCCGCAAGGATTCCAGACGTGCGGAGCTTTGCCAAAACGGCCCCGCCCGGCGGAAGCACGACAACACCAATCAGCCTGAGGAGGAACTGGACGTGAACAAGGTAGAGACATTTGGCACTGCGGTGCGTGTGGCCTGCGATGTGGGCGGCACATTCACCGATGTGTGCATCCTGAACGAGGCTTCCGGCAAGATCCATGTCGCCAAGACGCCGACGACGCCGGACCCGATCGACGGCGTGCTCAAGGGCATCGAGGCGGGCGGCGTGGCGCTGCGCGACATCATCCTGTTCTCGCATGGCACGACGCTTGCCACCAACGCGCTGATCACCCGCCGCTTCCCGCCCGCCATCATGGTCACGACCAAGGGTTTTCGCGACGTCATCGAAATCCGCCGTGGCACGCGTGACGACCTCTGGGACACCTACAAGGAGATGGCCCCGCCCTATCTGCCGCGCCGCGACCGGCTGGTGGTGACAGAGCGCATCGACTATTCGGGCAAGGTCATCGAAGGCGTCAATGAAGCCGAGGCGCGCGAGCTCGCCCGCGTCATCAGGAAGCGCAACGTCAACAACGTCGCCATCTGCTTCGTCAATTCCTTCGTCAATCCCGCAAACGAGCAGCGCATGCGCGACATCCTGCTCGAGGAACTGCCGGGCGTGTCGATTTCGCTGTCGAGCGACATCATGCCCGAGATCTTCGAGCATGAACGCTTCAACACCACCGTCGCCAATACCGTGCTCGGACCGGTCGCCGGCCAGTATGGCGCCGAGCTCGAAAGCCGCATGCAGGACGGCGGTTATGCCGGCGACGTGCTGTTGCTGCATTCCGGCGGCGGCGTCATGACCGCCAAGGGCGCCACCAAATTTGCCGCACGCCTGGCGGCATCGGGCATCGCTGCCGGCGCCATTGCCAGCCGCTTCATCTCCGAGCTTGCCGGCTACAAGAACTCGATCAGCCTCGACATGGGCGGCACCAGCACCGACATCAGCCTGTGCTCCGACGGCCATCTCCACGTCACCAATGACTGGCATGTCGAATATGGCTATCCGATC
The nucleotide sequence above comes from Aminobacter aminovorans. Encoded proteins:
- a CDS encoding transporter substrate-binding domain-containing protein, which produces MATRTEEPMKVGVLFSQTGVTSVMERSMLNATLFAIHEVNEAGGIDGRELVAVHYDPGCDAVAYHHLANRLLVEDGVRIIFGCYMSSTRKAVLKAVEHRNGLLCYPAQYEGFEYSRNAIYCGAAPNQNSVQLGEHLLNHVGQRFYMVGSDYIWPRESDRIMNEMLVKHGGEVAGRGYLKLDARRSAYKPLVADIKRKQPDVIFCNFVGESIVHFYQAFAEAGLDARAMPIASLTTSETDIQAMGIDVGAGHITSASYFQSVGGLTNERCVERYKKRFGSDAVTNMCWEAAYFQVHVVANALRKTGTDDVETLRPAILGSEFDAPQGRIRIDPDNAHTHVWPRVARAREDGQFEILSRSATAIRPDPYLASYNPEEWGERLAMHSL